From a region of the Saccharomyces paradoxus chromosome IV, complete sequence genome:
- the EMI1 gene encoding Emi1p (similar to YDR512C): protein MSAKYPTTMSCREAFDQLTSCYSIGGQFRSYYRYGDFTSCDKQVSKFKFCMVHGNDPVKVQEWYKEQVSNNKALENSSGIIWQERDTTANK from the coding sequence ATGAGTGCAAAGTATCCGACAACGATGAGTTGCCGAGAGGCATTTGATCAGCTAACTAGTTGCTATTCGATCGGAGGCCAATTCAGAAGCTATTATAGATATGGAGATTTTACATCATGTGACAAGCAAGTATCGAAGTTTAAGTTTTGCATGGTTCACGGCAATGACCCTGTGAAAGTGCAGGAATGGTACAAAGAACAGGTTTCCAATAACAAGGCATTGGAGAACAGCAGTGGCATCATATGGCAGGAGAGAGATACCACCGCGAATAAGTGA
- the GNP1 gene encoding glutamine permease GNP1 (High-affinity glutamine permease~similar to YDR508C) produces the protein MTLGNRLHGRNNEGSSNMNMNGNDLDDVSHYEMKEIQPKEKEIGSIEPENEVEYFEKTMEKTMENMEYEDEHHTSYLRRFINSFKRAEGSRPNSPDSNNSNGTTPICTKDSSSQLDNELNRKSSYITVDGIKQPPQEQEQKQENLKKSIKPRHTVMMSLGTGIGTGLLVGNSKVLNNAGPGGLIIGYAIMGSCVYCIIQACGELAVIYSDLIGGFNTYPLFLVDPALGFSVAWLFCLQWLCVCPLELVTASMTIKYWTVKVNADVFVVIFYVLILVINVFGAKGYAEADFFFNCCKILMIIGFFILAIIIDCGGAGTDGYIGSKYWRDPGAFRGDTPIQRFKGVVATFVTAAFAFGMSEQLAMTASEQSNPRKAIPSAAKKMIYRILFVFLASLTLVGFLVPYTSDQLLGAAGSATKASPYVIAVSSHGVRVVPHFINAVILLSVLSVANSAFYTSSRILMSLAKQGNAPKCFDYIDREGRPAVAMLVSALFGVIAFCASSKKEEEVFTWLLAISGLSQLFTWITICLSHIRFRRAMKVQGRSLGEVGYKSQVGVWGSAYAVVMMVLALIAQFWVAISPIGGGGKLSAQSFFENYLAMPILIALYIFFKVWKKDWSLFIPADKVDLVSHRNIFDEELLKQEDEEYKERLRNGPYWKRVLDFWC, from the coding sequence ATGACGCTTGGTAATAGACTCCATGGGCGGAACAATGAGGGTAGCTCTAATATGAATATGAATGGTAACGACCTTGACGATGTTTCTCATTACGAGATGAAGGAAATACAACCAAAGGAGAAAGAAATCGGTTCTATAGAACCGGAAAATGAGGtggaatattttgaaaagacaaTGGAGAAAACCATGGAAAATATGGAATACGAGGATGAGCATCATACATCTTATTTACGGAGATTTATTAACTCTTTTAAAAGAGCGGAAGGCTCGCGCCCAAATTCTCCTGACTCGAACAACTCGAATGGGACTACTCCTATATGCACAAAGGATTCCAGCTCGCAATTGGACAATGAGCTAAATCGAAAGAGCTCGTATATCACTGTTGATGGAATTAAACAGCCGCCgcaagaacaagaacagaaacaagaaaatttgaaaaaaagtataaaacCCCGTCATACAGTTATGATGTCCTTAGGGACTGGTATTGGTACCGGTTTGCTGGTCGGTAACTCCAAAGTTTTAAACAATGCAGGTCCAGGTGGTTTGATCATTGGTTATGCCATTATGGGTAGTTGTGTCTACTGTATTATCCAAGCTTGTGGTGAATTGGCAGTCATATATAGTGATTTGATTGGTGGGTTTAATACATATCCTTTGTTTTTGGTTGATCCGGCACTCGGGTTTTCTGTTGCTTGGCTTTTTTGCTTACAATGGCTATGTGTTTGTCCCCTGGAACTGGTCACTGCATCCATGACTATCAAGTATTGGACCGTGAAAGTCAACGCAGATGTTTTCGTTGTTATTTTCTATGTCCTTATTCTTGTTATCAACGTTTTCGGAGCTAAGGGTTATGCAGAGGccgatttcttcttcaattgttGTAAAATTCTAATGATAATTGGGTTCTTCATCCTtgccattattattgattgTGGAGGTGCGGGTACCGATGGCTACATAGGTAGTAAATATTGGCGTGATCCCGGTGCCTTCCGTGGTGATACTCCTATCCAGAGATTCAAAGGTGTGGTTGCCACGTTTGTTACCGCAGCGTTCGCCTTTGGTATGAGTGAACAACTGGCTATGACTGCTAGTGAACAATCCAATCCAAGAAAGGCTATTCCATCGGCggccaaaaaaatgatttaCAGAATTTTGTTTGTGTTCTTAGCATCTTTAACATTGGTTGGTTTCCTCGTACCTTACACCTCAGATCAACTACTGGGGGCCGCAGGTTCAGCCACTAAAGCATCGCCCTACGTCATCGCTGTCTCCTCTCATGGTGTTCGTGTGGTTCCTCATTTCATAAATGCTGTCATCCTATTATCTGTTCTTTCCGTTGCCAACAGTGCCTTCTATACCAGTTCTCGTATTCTAATGTCATTAGCTAAGCAAGGTAATGCCCCTAAATGTTTCGATTACATCGATAGGGAAGGGAGACCCGCTGTTGCCATGCTTGTAAGTGCATTATTTGGTGTCATTGCATTCTGTGCCTCAtctaaaaaggaagaggaagtTTTCACCTGGCTGTTAGCAATTTCCGGTTTGTCTCAACTATTCACCTGGATTACCATTTGTTTGTCTCACATCAGGTTTAGAAGAGCCATGAAGGTACAAGGAAGATCTTTAGGAGAAGTTGGTTATAAATCTCAAGTCGGTGTTTGGGGTTCTGCTTATGCTGTTGTCATGATGGTGTTAGCTTTAATTGCCCAATTTTGGGTTGCCATTTCTCCGATTGGTGGAGGTGGTAAATTGAGTGCTCAGTCGttttttgagaattatTTGGCTATGCCAATCTTAATCGCCTTATacatctttttcaaagtttgGAAAAAAGATTGGAGTTTATTTATTCCTGCTGATAAAGTAGACTTAGTTTCTCATAGAAATatctttgatgaagagctattaaaacaagaagatgaagaatataagGAGAGATTAAGAAACGGACCATACTGGAAAAGAGTTCTTGATTTCTGGTGTTAA
- the GIN4 gene encoding protein kinase GIN4 (Protein kinase involved in bud growth and assembly of the septin ring~similar to YDR507C), whose translation MAVNGNSIPAIKDNTIGPWKLGETLGLGSTGKVQLARNESTGQEAAVKVISKAVFNTGNVSGTSIVGSTTPDALPYGIEREIIIMKLLNHPNVLRLYDVWETNTDLYLVLEYAEKGELFNLLVERGPLPEHEAIRFFRQIIIGVSYCHALGIVHRDLKPENLLLDHKYNIKIADFGMAALETEGKLLETSCGSPHYAAPEIVSGIPYQGFASDVWSCGVILYALLTGRLPFDEEDGNIRSLLLKVQKGEFELPSDDEISREAQDLISKILTVDPERRIKTRDILKHPLLQKYPSIRDSKSIRGLPREDTYLTPLSESNSSIDATILQNLVILWHGRDPEGIKEKLREPGANAEKTLYALLYRFKCDTQKELIKQQQIKKRQSISSVSVSPSKKVSTTPQRRRNRESLISVTSSRKKPISFNKFTASSASSSNLTTPGSSKHLSKNFSSKKKLSTIVNQSSPTPASRNKRASVINVEKNQKRASIFSTTKKNKRTSKSIKRMSLIPSMKRESVTTKLMSTYAKLAEDDDWEYIEKETKRTSSNFATLIDEIFEYEKYEQIRKEKEELERKVREAKALEELERRKRKQEEKERTRKLLEKEDLKRKQEELKKQIEIDISDLEQELSKHKEEKLDGNIRSISAPMENEEKNINHLEADIDNILRRRNFSLQTRPVSRLDPGIMFSSPVEAVSPAEPKRTENERLTTEKKILETIRRSKFLGSSFNIDKELKLSKMEYPSIVAPQRLSEDRVVSDPNGGYESLVLPKDARGVPQSKDNVALTTADLVSDGKLRKISEVRVPQFTRKSRHFSESNKRLSVLSMYSTKESFTNLVDILKNGNLDVNNQQSQRIPTPRSADDSEFLFETVNEEAEYTGNSSNDERLYDVGDSTIKEKSALKLNFADRFNGSTEERETDNLHLPILPPLNGDNELRKQKSEEDAQVHPKIKSMIPESGSSSHTEKEEKKEKEEQEEQEEQGKQEEQGKQEKQENTEKGVNDMEPPLNKSVKKIREKDTSSQAKDHSKDHLKEHKQDRNATNGNGSFFRKFSKSSSEKSVELYAKISAKQLFNGLEKLLRGWTQYGLKNIKSHPNNLTLTGKLSSDNIFSLRSTLFEISIYPRGKVSVVQFKKVSGSFKAVKKLVNEVENVLNKEGVLQK comes from the coding sequence ATGGCAGTCAATGGTAACAGTATTCCAGCCATAAAGGACAACACCATTGGTCCTTGGAAACTAGGTGAAACTCTGGGTCTAGGAAGCACAGGTAAAGTCCAGTTAGCTCGTAATGAATCTACGGGACAAGAGGCTGCAGTTAAAGTGATATCCAAGGCAGTATTCAATACCGGTAATGTCAGTGGTACTTCAATTGTCGGCTCCACCACCCCAGATGCTCTACCTTATGGTATAGAACGtgaaataataattatGAAGTTGTTGAACCACCCAAATGTATTACGCTTATATGACGTCTGGGAAACAAATACGGATTTATACCTTGTATTAGAATATGCGGAGAAGGGTGAGTTGTTCAACTTATTGGTCGAGAGAGGCCCGCTACCAGAACATGAAGCCATTAGGTTTTTCAGACAAATTATTATTGGTGTTTCATATTGTCATGCTCTAGGTATTGTCCATCGTGACCTAAAACCAGAAAATCTATTGTTAGATCATAAATATAACATTAAGATTGCAGATTTTGGTATGGCTGCTTTAGAAACTGAAGGGAAGCTACTGGAGACATCATGTGGATCCCCACACTATGCAGCACCAGAAATCGTATCTGGTATACCGTATCAAGGTTTCGCAAGTGATGTGTGGTCCTGTGGTGTGATCCTATACGCTCTTCTCACTGGTCGGTTGCCCTTTGATGAGGAAGATGGAAATATAAGATCACTATTGCTGAAAGTTCAAAAGGGTGAGTTCGAGTTGCcttctgatgatgaaatttcGCGTGAAGCTCAGGATTTGATTAGCAAAATCTTAACTGTTGACCCAGAAAGAAGAATCAAAACCAGAGACATACTCAAACATCCAttattacaaaaatatccGAGTATAAGAGATTCTAAGAGTATTAGAGGTTTACCAAGAGAAGACACATATCTCACACCATTATCAGAAAGCAATTCTTCCATTGACGCTACGATTCTACAAAATTTAGTAATATTATGGCATGGAAGAGATCCTGAGGGAATTAAGGAGAAACTAAGAGAACCTGGCGCAAACGCGGAAAAGACGTTATATGCGCTACTGTATAGATTTAAGTGTGATACCCAAAAGGAGCTTATTAAGCAACAGcaaattaagaaaagacAGTCGATTAGTAGTGTTTCTGTTTCTCCATCTAAAAAAGTATCGACAACTCCACAACGCAGAAGAAATAGAGAATCTTTGATTAGTGTAACATCTTCTCGTAAAAAGCCAATATCTTTTAACAAATTTACCGCTTCCAGTGCCTCGTCCAGCAATTTAACTACGCCTGGTTCCTCGAAACacctttcaaaaaatttctcttcaaagaagaaattatcTACGATCGTTAATCAATCTTCTCCAACACCAGCATCACGTAATAAAAGAGCTTCTGTTATAaatgtggaaaaaaatcagaaaagGGCCTCTATCTTTTCTACTactaagaaaaacaaaagaacatCCAAATCCATCAAAAGAATGTCATTGATACCAAGCATGAAACGTGAATCAGTAACAACAAAATTAATGTCAACATACGCGAAATTGGCAGAAGATGACGATTGGGAATacattgaaaaggaaacaaagAGAACAAGTTCCAATTTTGCAACTTTGAtagatgaaatttttgaatacgAGAAGTATGaacaaataagaaaagagaaggaaGAATTAGAACGTAAAGTGAGAGAAGCGAAAGCACTTGAAGAGTTGGAACGTAGAAAACGTaagcaagaagaaaaagaacgtacaagaaaattactagaaaaggaagatctgaaaagaaaacaggaGGAACTTAAGAAGcaaattgaaattgatatAAGTGATTTAGAGCAAGAGCTGTCCAAGCACAAAGAAGAGAAACTGGACGGTAATATTAGATCTATTTCTGCTCCTATggaaaacgaagaaaaaaatatcaatcaTCTGGAGGCTGATATCGATAATATTCTCCGTCGTCGtaacttttctttacaGACTAGACCTGTATCAAGACTTGACCCTGGTATAATGTTCTCGAGTCCTGTTGAGGCAGTGAGTCCAGCGGAACCGAAGAGaacagaaaatgaaagacTTACAaccgaaaagaaaattttagaaaCTATTAGGagatcaaaatttttggggTCATCGTTCAATATTgataaagaattgaaattATCTAAAATGGAATATCCAAGTATAGTCGCACCACAAAGATTGTCGGAAGACCGGGTAGTGTCAGACCCTAACGGCGGATATGAATCTTTGGTTCTCCCGAAGGATGCTAGGGGTGTACCTCAGTCGAAGGATAATGTCGCACTAACAACAGCTGATCTCGTCTCTGATGGTAAATTGAGGAAAATTTCTGAGGTTAGAGTACCACAGTTTACCAGAAAATCAAGGCACTTTAGTGAGTCCAATAAAAGGCTATCTGTCTTGTCGATGTACTCTACCAAAGAGTCATTTACCAACTTGGTtgatattttaaaaaacgGTAACCTTGATGTCAATAACCAACAAAGCCAAAGAATCCCAACACCAAGAAGCGCGGATGATtctgaatttctttttgaaactgTCAATGAAGAAGCTGAATACACTGGAAATAGTTCGAACGATGAGAGATTGTACGATGTCGGTGATTCCactattaaagaaaaatctgCATTAAAGCTAAATTTTGCAGACCGTTTTAATGGATCCACAGAAGAGAGAGAAACTGATAACTTGCATCTTCCAATCCTTCCTCCGCTAAACGGAGACAATGAATTACGTAAGCAGAAGAGCGAGGAAGATGCTCAAGTGCATCCAAAGATTAAGTCGATGATACCAGAATCAGGCTCTTCTTCACATACTGAAaaggaggaaaagaaagagaaagaagaacaagaagaacaagaagaacaaggaaaacaagaagaacaaggaaaacaagaaaaacaagaaaataccGAGAAAGGAGTAAATGATATGGAACCACCATTGAACAAATCTGTGAAAAAGATTAGGGAAAAGGATACTAGCTCGCAGGCAAAGGATCATTCAAAGGATCATTTAAAAGAGCATAAGCAGGACAGAAATGCAACAAATGGAAATGGCTCCTTCTTTAggaagttttcaaaatcttcttcgGAAAAATCAGTGGAATTATATGCTAAGATTTCGGCAAAACAATTGTTTAATGGTCTAGAGAAGCTGTTACGTGGTTGGACTCAGTATggcttgaaaaatattaaatcACATCCGAACAATCTGACCTTAACGGGTAAACTATCAAGCGATAATATATTCTCTTTACGTTCAACGTTGTTTGAGATTAGCATTTATCCTAGAGGTAAGGTGAGCGTTGTCCAGTTCAAGAAAGTTTCTGGTTCATTCAAAGCCGTTAAGAAGCTGGTTAATGAAGTTGAAAACGTTCTAAACAAGGAAGGCGTTTTACAGAAATAG
- a CDS encoding uncharacterized protein (similar to YDR514C) has protein sequence MNSSANCVKAYEAVIKMVTHRFNSKAVRNYHQPQGLNRTLTTRNAARVRGMVPSRRGGVGSYKSSSSKLLNKLGRQKTWINEFEHFNSLHEIAYSPNSMLSNEIQKYLKTLEIDYQSIYEKSTKLLDKKLEDVDKEWVEKNGCIPDVSKDDVEKNIRKQYLADIQDVKNEHIPVMNCEPGSSQFKYLCKTIELLSSNKTICFAIDVEAFEFDTDIVTEIGISIYDPRENIYSLTPIIRNYHLIIAEALPLRNKKFVCDFKDCFLLGESLVLPLEQCVEFIQSLINFYMKCETDQDTTWERAFVGHVIAGDIKWLKKIGVHVPELDNELTKPDDLTESKGVRKHVKMLDTEKIYSMCYGKKGSSLGKLLRLFHLPHAFLHNAGNDAYYTLLLMLKLGDYNFRKQIGADDLETMGYRIREWFKREKDEPKIVPMSYVLSVMNANNSKPKVDDKTRKKPRDLVPQTEFSGSQWFQNARAAFKSTLV, from the coding sequence ATGAATAGTTCTGCAAATTGCGTAAAAGCATACGAAGCGGTAATCAAAATGGTTACACATAGATTCAACTCCAAAGCAGTCCGCAATTACCATCAGCCACAAGGTTTGAACAGGACTTTGACAACCCGCAATGCAGCTAGAGTTAGGGGGATGGTCCCCTCAAGAAGAGGGGGCGTGGGATCATATAAGAGTTCAAGTAGCAAGCTATTGAATAAACTAGGTAGACAAAAGACGTGGATAAATGAGTTTGAACATTTTAATTCTTTGCATGAGATTGCATATTCCCCTAACAGTATGTTGAGTAATGAAAtccaaaaatatttaaagaCATTGGAAATAGACTACCAGTCCatttatgaaaaaagtaCAAAGTTACTGGATAAGAAACTGGAAGATGTCGACAAGGAATGGGTCGAGAAAAATGGTTGTATACCTGATGTATCAAAAGATGATGTGGAGAAAAATATAAGAAAGCAATATTTGGCAGATATACAGGACGTGAAAAACGAACATATACCTGTGATGAATTGCGAGCCTGGCAGCTCTCAGTTCAAATATCTTTGTAAAACTATTGAATTATTATCGTCCAACAAGACGATTTGTTTTGCCATTGATGTAGAGgcatttgaatttgatacAGATATTGTTACGGAGATTGGCATTTCCATATACGATCCAAGAGAAAACATTTATTCTTTAACCCCGATTATAAGAAATTATCATTTAATTATCGCTGAGGCGTTACCATTaaggaacaaaaaatttgtgTGCGACTTTAAAGACTGTTTTTTACTTGGGGAAAGTCTCGTATTACCATTGGAACAATGTGTAGAGTTTATTCAGTCGTTGATTAATTTCTATATGAAATGTGAGACGGACCAAGATACGACCTGGGAAAGAGCGTTTGTGGGTCATGTTATAGCGGGGGATATTAAGTGGCTAAAGAAAATCGGGGTCCACGTACCTGAGCTGGATAACGAACTTACTAAACCGGACGACTTAACGGAGAGCAAGGGAGTTAGAAAACATGTTAAGATGCTTGACACAGAGAAAATTTATAGCATGTGTTATGGTAAGAAGGGTAGCAGCTTAGGTAAACTACTAAGGCTGTTTCACTTACCACATGCCTTTTTACATAATGCAGGTAACGATGCATACTATACGTTGCTCTTGATGCTAAAGTTAGGAGATTATAACTTTAGAAAGCAAATAGGGGCTGATGACTTAGAAACAATGGGATATAGGATAAGGGAATGGTTTAAGCGTGAAAAGGATGAACCAAAGATTGTGCCAATGTCATACGTACTAAGTGTAATGAATGCTAACAACAGCAAACCAAAAGTGGATGATaagacaagaaagaagcCGAGGGATCTTGTACCTCAAACGGAATTTAGTGGATCACAATGGTTTCAAAATGCACGCGCAGCGTTCAAAAGTACTCTTGTGTGA
- the SMT3 gene encoding SUMO family protein SMT3 (Ubiquitin-like protein of the SUMO family~similar to YDR510W), with amino-acid sequence MSDSEVNQEAKPEVKPEVKPETHINLKVSDGSSEIFFKIKKTTPLRRLMEAFAKRQGKEMDSLRFLYDGIRIQADQTPEDLDMEDNDIIEAHREQIGGATY; translated from the coding sequence ATGTCGGACTCTGAAGTCAATCAAGAAGCCAAGCCAGAGGTTAAGCCAGAAGTCAAGCCAGAGACTCACATTAATTTGAAGGTGTCCGATGGGTCTTCagaaatcttcttcaagatTAAGAAGACCACCCCTTTAAGAAGGCTGATGGAAGCATTTGCTAAAAGACAGGGTAAGGAAATGGATTCCTTAAGATTCTTGTACGACGGTATTAGAATTCAAGCTGACCAGACTCCTGAGGATCTGGACATGGAGGATAACGATATCATTGAAGCTCACAGAGAACAGATTGGTGGCGCTACTTATTAG
- the GRX2 gene encoding dithiol glutaredoxin GRX2 (Cytoplasmic glutaredoxin~similar to YDR513W), protein METNFSFDSNLIVILIITLFATRIIAKRFLSTPKMVSQETVAHVKDLIGQKEVFVAAKTYCPYCKATLSTLFQELNVPKSKALVLELDEMSNGSEIQDALEEISGQKTVPNVYINGKHIGGNSDLETLKKNGKLAEILKPVFQ, encoded by the coding sequence ATGGAGACTAATTTTTCCTTCGACTCAAATTTAATTGTTATTCTCATTATCACGTTGTTTGCCACAAGAATTATTGCGAAACGGTTCTTATCTACTCCAAAAATGGTGTCCCAAGAAACAGTTGCCCACGTAAAGGATCTGATTGGCCAAAAGGAAGTGTTTGTTGCGGCGAAGACATACTGCCCTTACTGTAAAGCCACTTTGTCTACTCTATTCCAGGAATTGAACGTTCCTAAATCGAAGGCCCTTGTCTTAGAATTGGATGAAATGAGCAATGGCTCAGAGATTCAAGAcgctttggaagaaatttctGGCCAAAAAACTGTGCCTAACGTGTACATCAATGGCAAGCACATTGGTGGTAACAGCGATTTGGaaactttgaagaaaaatggtaaGTTAGCAGAAATATTAAAACCAGTATTCCAATAA
- the SDH7 gene encoding Sdh7p (Mitochondrial protein involved in assembly of succinate dehydrogenase~similar to YDR511W), with amino-acid sequence MNNKLIYRSVRFATHNSQLLLPPLVLYRRILRQHKMLPTPQREMGDQYVRSEFKLHKNIDNPLHIVGFLASWQDYLNMISNGGWKDATLSSETLEKLSPEQTVQLYELMKETQKLHQDSETESSKDVKRNKKD; translated from the coding sequence ATGAACAACAAACTTATATATCGTTCTGTTAGATTTGCGACCCATAACAGCCAGCTTTTACTGCCACCTTTAGTTCTCTACAGGAGAATACTAAGGCAACATAAGATGCTACCTACCCCCCAGAGGGAAATGGGTGATCAATACGTGCGAAGCGAGTTCAAGCTGCACAAAAATATCGATAATCCGTTGCATATAGTCGGTTTTCTAGCTTCCTGGCAGGATTATCTTAATATGATTTCTAACGGTGGATGGAAAGATGCAACCCTATCCTCGGAAACTCTTGAGAAACTGTCCCCTGAGCAAACAGTTCAACTTTATGAATTGATGAAAGAAACGCAGAAACTTCACCAGGACAGTGAAACAGAGTCAAGTAAGGACGTGAAACGGAACAAAAAAGACTAG